In one Chryseobacterium camelliae genomic region, the following are encoded:
- a CDS encoding GLPGLI family protein, with translation MKNFLAFFCLLNVAFFSSQTHRYIYELQLKMDSTETDYQKFNMILDINPKNVKFYGRNLLVADSLNKKFGNSDNKHIDMTGQIVKRKINSFENENFINIKFGYYTFKTNDKMTWNISHETKQVQHYTLQKATTRFGGRNWIAWFCKDIPFNEGPFKFSGLPGLIFEISDTQKNFIYHLVKNQELAEIYPTDDFLESNFGNKAIPINEKQKQKLLLEFYNDPFSFERTNFSKTNSNLNINIGGKEIHSIDELNTQVKSMQEIIRKYNNPIEIGKAIHYKN, from the coding sequence ATGAAAAATTTTTTAGCCTTTTTTTGTTTACTGAACGTTGCTTTTTTTAGTTCACAAACCCACAGGTATATTTATGAACTTCAATTAAAAATGGATTCTACAGAAACTGATTATCAAAAATTTAACATGATTCTGGATATCAATCCTAAAAATGTAAAGTTTTACGGACGTAATCTTCTCGTTGCTGATTCCCTGAATAAAAAATTCGGAAACAGCGACAATAAACATATTGATATGACAGGGCAGATCGTAAAAAGAAAGATAAATTCATTTGAAAATGAAAACTTTATCAATATCAAATTTGGATATTATACATTTAAAACCAATGATAAAATGACCTGGAACATCTCACATGAGACTAAACAGGTACAACATTACACATTGCAAAAAGCAACAACCAGATTTGGAGGAAGAAACTGGATTGCTTGGTTCTGTAAAGATATTCCTTTTAATGAGGGACCATTTAAATTTTCCGGTCTTCCAGGGCTGATTTTTGAAATCTCCGATACCCAAAAAAACTTCATTTATCATCTGGTAAAAAACCAGGAGCTTGCAGAGATCTATCCTACTGATGATTTCCTTGAGTCCAATTTTGGAAACAAAGCCATCCCGATTAATGAAAAGCAAAAACAAAAACTTTTACTCGAGTTTTATAATGATCCTTTTTCATTTGAAAGAACCAATTTCAGTAAAACCAACAGCAATCTGAATATCAACATCGGAGGAAAAGAAATACACAGCATTGATGAGCTTAACACACAGGTAAAAAGCATGCAGGAAATTATAAGAAAATACAATAATCCTATTGAAATAGGTAAAGCCATTCATTATAAAAATTAA
- a CDS encoding sugar phosphate isomerase/epimerase family protein, with translation MHRKDFITLSSLGFLGLYSCGISNLKTHKKTLAIQLYTVRDSISENLEKTLERLAGLGFTELEIYGYNGTFFGKTGNEFQSVLNNVGLKVISSHHTTGILHNDQGTLLKNWEKSVEDLHFIGSKYMVCSYLFPEERTVEHYQKLPEIFDKSGEITKKAGIQFAYHNHDFEFEKFDNSRNVYEFILENTSPELVKMELDLYWISKAGLDPLVYFEKYPKRFPLWHVKDIKAETKDFAEIGNGTIDFKRLFEAEKQAGLQHWFLEQDSSDKDIFESIEISKKYILDHSYFR, from the coding sequence ATGCACAGAAAAGATTTTATAACGCTTTCCTCACTGGGATTTTTAGGTCTGTATTCTTGTGGAATTTCTAATCTTAAAACCCATAAAAAAACATTGGCCATTCAACTTTATACCGTTCGGGATTCCATTTCAGAAAATCTAGAAAAGACATTGGAAAGATTGGCCGGTTTAGGCTTTACAGAATTGGAAATCTACGGTTATAACGGTACTTTCTTTGGAAAAACCGGAAATGAATTTCAATCTGTTCTGAACAATGTGGGTTTAAAAGTAATCAGTTCACATCACACCACCGGAATTCTTCATAATGACCAAGGAACCTTGTTAAAAAATTGGGAAAAATCGGTTGAAGATTTACATTTCATCGGTTCAAAATATATGGTCTGTTCTTATCTTTTCCCGGAAGAACGTACCGTTGAACATTATCAAAAACTTCCGGAAATATTTGATAAGTCGGGAGAAATTACGAAAAAGGCAGGAATTCAGTTTGCTTACCATAATCATGATTTTGAATTTGAAAAATTTGATAATTCAAGAAATGTTTATGAATTCATATTAGAAAACACTTCCCCTGAACTGGTCAAAATGGAACTGGATTTGTACTGGATTTCAAAAGCTGGTCTAGATCCGTTAGTTTACTTTGAAAAATACCCGAAAAGGTTTCCATTGTGGCATGTGAAAGACATAAAGGCTGAAACAAAAGATTTTGCCGAAATAGGAAACGGGACGATTGATTTTAAAAGACTTTTTGAAGCCGAAAAACAGGCAGGTCTTCAGCATTGGTTTTTAGAACAGGATTCCAGCGATAAGGATATTTTTGAGAGCATAGAAATCAGCAAAAAGTATATTCTTGATCATTCTTATTTTAGATAG
- a CDS encoding acyl-CoA thioesterase codes for MENKPITFQFISEPSNVNYGGNVHGGSVMKWIDQAGYACATTWSGNYSVTVYVGGIRFYEPIKIGEIVKVEAQVIYTGSSSMHISINVFSRNLKQPNFDKKTHCIIVFVAVDENGKKLPVPKWIPETEEDKQKEQYAKRLMELRTQIEDEMKPFL; via the coding sequence ATGGAAAACAAACCGATCACTTTTCAGTTTATTTCGGAGCCTTCGAATGTGAACTACGGAGGCAACGTACATGGCGGAAGTGTCATGAAATGGATTGATCAGGCAGGTTATGCCTGTGCAACTACCTGGAGTGGAAACTATTCCGTAACCGTATATGTAGGCGGAATACGTTTTTACGAACCCATCAAAATCGGGGAAATTGTAAAAGTAGAAGCGCAGGTTATTTACACAGGTTCTTCGAGTATGCATATTTCGATTAATGTTTTTTCGAGAAACTTAAAGCAGCCGAATTTTGATAAAAAGACACACTGTATCATTGTTTTTGTAGCCGTCGATGAAAATGGGAAAAAACTGCCGGTTCCCAAATGGATCCCTGAAACAGAAGAAGACAAACAAAAAGAGCAATATGCAAAACGTCTGATGGAACTGAGAACACAGATTGAAGACGAAATGAAACCTTTCCTGTAA
- a CDS encoding arsenate reductase family protein: protein MKKVFYLNTCDTCRKILAQFDLTDWELREIKKEPITKEELAEMHKKTKSYEALFSKKSTQIKLRGLDVKSLTEKDFKELLLDHYTFLKRPVFITDEKIFVGNDKNNVAALQEFFGVG from the coding sequence ATGAAAAAAGTATTTTATCTTAATACCTGCGATACCTGCAGAAAAATTTTAGCACAATTCGACCTTACAGACTGGGAGCTTCGCGAGATCAAAAAAGAACCGATCACAAAAGAAGAACTGGCAGAAATGCATAAAAAGACAAAGTCTTATGAAGCCTTATTCAGCAAAAAATCGACTCAGATCAAGTTGAGAGGACTGGATGTAAAGTCTCTTACGGAAAAGGATTTTAAAGAACTGTTATTAGATCATTATACTTTTTTGAAACGTCCTGTTTTTATCACAGATGAAAAAATTTTTGTTGGAAATGATAAGAATAATGTGGCGGCTTTGCAAGAGTTTTTTGGAGTGGGGTAG
- the gcvT gene encoding glycine cleavage system aminomethyltransferase GcvT, which yields MKKTALYDKHVSLGAKIVPFAGFEMPVQYSGVTEEHFAVREKAGLFDVSHMGQFFIEGPGSKDLLQYVTTNNVDALENGKAQYSCLPNENGGIVDDLIVYKMEDDKYFVVVNASNIDKDWNHISKYNTFGAKMTNASDDMSLLAVQGPKATEILQKLTETNLSEIPYYNFTVGSVAGVENVIISNTGYTGSGGFEIYFNNEAAVKLWDAIIEAGAEDIIPCGLAARDTLRLEKGFCLYGNDIDDTTSPIEAGLGWITKFDKDFVSKDIFAKQKEEGVTRKLVGFELTDKGVPRHDYPVVDAEGNVIGKVTSGTQSPMKKVGLGLAYVDKPHFKLGSEIFIQVRNKNIPAKVVKAPFV from the coding sequence AAAATCGTACCTTTTGCAGGTTTTGAAATGCCTGTACAATATTCCGGGGTTACGGAAGAGCATTTTGCAGTAAGAGAAAAAGCAGGGTTGTTTGATGTTTCTCACATGGGACAATTTTTCATCGAAGGTCCCGGTTCAAAAGATCTTTTACAATATGTTACCACAAACAATGTAGATGCTCTTGAAAACGGTAAAGCTCAGTATTCTTGCCTTCCCAACGAAAACGGAGGAATCGTGGACGATCTTATCGTTTACAAAATGGAAGATGATAAATATTTCGTAGTCGTAAATGCTTCAAATATTGACAAAGACTGGAATCACATTTCAAAATACAATACTTTCGGAGCAAAAATGACGAATGCTTCAGACGATATGTCTTTACTGGCAGTTCAAGGTCCGAAAGCTACGGAAATACTTCAAAAACTGACAGAAACTAACCTTTCTGAAATTCCTTACTATAACTTCACTGTAGGTTCTGTAGCAGGAGTTGAAAACGTAATTATCTCAAACACAGGTTACACAGGAAGCGGCGGTTTCGAAATTTATTTCAACAACGAAGCGGCTGTAAAACTTTGGGATGCGATCATCGAAGCAGGAGCTGAAGACATCATTCCTTGCGGATTAGCTGCAAGAGATACCTTGAGACTTGAAAAAGGATTCTGCCTTTACGGAAACGATATCGATGATACAACCTCACCTATCGAAGCAGGTTTGGGATGGATTACTAAATTCGATAAAGACTTCGTATCTAAAGACATTTTCGCAAAACAAAAAGAAGAAGGCGTTACAAGAAAATTGGTTGGTTTTGAATTAACTGACAAAGGAGTTCCAAGACACGACTACCCTGTTGTAGATGCGGAAGGAAACGTAATTGGTAAAGTAACTTCAGGAACGCAGTCTCCAATGAAAAAAGTAGGTTTAGGTCTTGCTTATGTAGACAAACCTCATTTCAAACTGGGTTCTGAAATCTTCATTCAGGTAAGAAACAAAAATATTCCTGCAAAAGTGGTGAAAGCTCCTTTTGTGTAA